In Trifolium pratense cultivar HEN17-A07 linkage group LG7, ARS_RC_1.1, whole genome shotgun sequence, a genomic segment contains:
- the LOC123897435 gene encoding uncharacterized protein LOC123897435: MATTNNRRIRTPTYQFLPNSTNNNVSVTVTESSLFEFDESELYNSSTSLNESEFRKTIHTSRFHATKSSSGRDPSSLPINVPDWSKILGDEYRQKSQNRNYENGYDDDDEGYEEMIPPHEFLARKRIASFSVHEGVGRTLKGRDLSRVRNAIWAKTGFQD; this comes from the coding sequence ATGGCAACAACTAATAACCGTCGCATTAGAACACCAACCTATCAATTCCTTCCTAATTCAACAAACAACAACGTATCTGTAACCGTCACTGAGTCATCACTCTTCGAGTTCGACGAGTCCGAACTTTACAACTCATCAACGAGTCTGAACGAGTCTGAATTTCGCAAAACAATTCACACTTCTCGTTTTCACGCTACAAAATCTTCTTCCGGTAGAGATCCGTCGTCGTTACCGATTAACGTTCCTGATTGGTCGAAGATTCTTGGAGATGAATACAGACAGAAATCACAGAATCGGAATTACGAAAACggttatgatgatgatgatgaaggatATGAAGAAATGATTCCGCCGCATGAGTTTCTTGCCAGAAAGAGAATCGCTTCGTTTTCTGTTCATGAAGGAGTTGGAAGAACTTTGAAAGGACGCGATCTTAGTAGAGTGAGAAATGCGATTTGGGCTAAAACCGGTTTTCAAGATTGA
- the LOC123897434 gene encoding putative pentatricopeptide repeat-containing protein At3g08820 — protein MALELKKWCLAEGFKSLKHVKLAHCRLLRLNLNQDNHLLNIILRSSLILSNTQYPILIFHKTTTNPNTFLYNTIIRGMVTKDRFHDAVQLYISMHKASLVPDNFTFPFVLKACARLNLFQLGVAIHSLVFKTGFDYDVFVKTNIVCFYSKCGFLRDARKVFDDIADKNVVSWTAIICGCIEFGQCREAVDLFRELLETGLRPDGFVIVRVLRACARLGDLESGRWIDRCMSECGLHRNVFVATSLVDMYAKCGSMEEARCVFDGMVEKDVVCWSAMIQGYAYNGLPREALELFFEMRKVNVRPDCFAMVGVLSSCARLGALDLGNWAKGLMDDEEFLSNPVLGTSLIDFYAKCGSMEQALGVYKMMKEKDRVVFNAVISGLSMYGHFGAAFGVFGQMGKCGIQPDENTFVGLLCACTHAGLVDDGRRYFNSMSHVFSVIPTIEHYGCMVDLLGRAGLLVEAHKLIKGMPMKANAIVWGALLGGCRLHRETQLAEHVLKQLIELEPWNSGHYVLLSNIYSASRRWDEAEKIRSTLNEKGMQKLPGYSWIEVDGVVHEFLVGDTSHPLSQKIYEKLESLFKDLKEAGYNPTTEFVLFDVEEEEKEYFLGCHSEKLAVAFALISTGAEEVIRIVKNLRVCGDCHEAIKLISKVTGREIVIRDNNRFHCFSDGACSCRDYW, from the coding sequence ATGGCCTTAGAGCTGAAAAAATGGTGCTTAGCAGAAGGATTCAAATCACTGAAGCATGTAAAGCTCGCTCACTGCCGTCTCCTCCGTCTCAACCTCAACCAAGACAACCACCTCCTCAACATCATCCTCCGCTCTTCCTTAATCTTATCAAACACCCAATACCCAATCCTTATTTTccacaaaacaacaacaaacccGAACACTTTTCTCTACAACACCATCATTCGCGGCATGGTAACCAAAGACCGTTTCCATGACGCAGTTCAACTCTATATCTCAATGCATAAAGCCTCACTTGTTCCTGATAATTTCACTTTCCCTTTTGTTCTTAAAGCTTGTGCAAGACTCAACCTTTTTCAATTGGGTGTAGCTATTCATTCTCTTGTTTTTAAAACTGGTTTTGATTATGATGTTTTTGTGAAAAcgaatattgtttgtttttacTCCAAATGTGGGTTTTTAAGGGATGCACGGAAGGTGTTTGATGATATTGCTGACAAAAATGTTGTATCTTGGACTGCTATTATTTGTGGGTGTATTGAGTTTGGTCAATGTAGGGAGGCTGTTGATTTGTTTAGAGAGTTGTTGGAGACGGGTTTGAGACCTGATGGTTTTGTTATTGTTCGTGTTTTGCGGGCTTGTGCGCGGTTAGGGGATTTGGAGAGTGGGAGGTGGATAGATAGGTGTATGAGTGAGTGTGGTTTGCATAGGAATGTTTTTGTGGCTACCTCTTTGGTGGATATGTATGCTAAATGTGGAAGTATGGAGGAAGCGCGTTGTGTTTTTGATGGAATGGTTGAAAAGGATGTTGTTTGTTGGAGTGCAATGATTCAGGGTTATGCATACAATGGGCTACCTAGAGAGGCACTTGAATTGTTCTTTGAAATGAGGAAGGTAAATGTGAGACCTGATTGTTTTGCCATGGTGGGTGTTCTCTCTTCATGTGCGAGGTTGGGAGCGTTGGACTTAGGAAATTGGGCTAAGGGTTTGATGGATGATGAGGAGTTTTTGTCTAACCCTGTGCTGGGTACTTCCTTGATTGACTTTTATGCAAAATGTGGAAGCATGGAGCAGGCTTTGGGGGTTTATAAAATGATGAAGGAGAAAGATCGCGTGGTCTTCAATGCTGTTATTTCTGGACTGTCTATGTATGGACATTTTGGGGCTGCATTTGGAGTTTTTGGCCAAATGGGAAAGTGTGGAATTCAGCCGGATGAAAATACTTTTGTTGGTTTGCTCTGTGCATGTACTCATGCTGGTCTGGTTGATGATGGTCGTCGTTATTTTAATAGCATGAGTCATGTCTTTTCTGTGATTCCTACCATTGAGCATTATGGATGCATGGTCGATCTCCTAGGCCGTGCAGGTTTGTTGGTTGAAGCACATAAGTTGATCAAGGGTATGCCAATGAAGGCTAATGCTATTGTTTGGGGTGCATTGTTGGGAGGATGTAGGTTGCATCGGGAAACACAGTTGGCTGAACATGTGCTGAAGCAGCTCATTGAGTTAGAACCATGGAATTCAGGACATTATGTTCTcttatcaaatatatattcagCAAGTCGTAGATGGGATGAGGCAGAAAAAATCAGGTCAACATTGAATGAGAAAGGAATGCAAAAGTTACCTGGATATAGTTGGATTGAAGTTGACGGGGTTGTTCATGAATTCCTTGTGGGAGACACTTCCCATCCATTATCACAAAAGATATATGAAAAACTTGAAAGTTTATTTAAGGACTTGAAAGAAGCTGGTTACAATCCAACCACCGAGTTTGTGCTCTTTGATGTAGAGGAGGAGGAGAAAGAGTACTTCCTTGGCTGTCATAGCGAAAAGTTAGCTGTTGCATTTGCACTGATCAGTACTGGTGCTGAAGAGGTGATTCGCATTGTTAAAAATCTTCGTGTATGCGGTGATTGTCACGAGGCAATAAAACTCATTTCAAAAGTTACAGGGAGAGAGATAGTCATTAGGGATAATAACAGATTCCATTGTTTCAGCGACGGCGCTTGTTCTTGCCGGGATTATTGGTAA